The Brassica rapa cultivar Chiifu-401-42 chromosome A10, CAAS_Brap_v3.01, whole genome shotgun sequence genome segment taaataaaaaataataattttatttactttatatggtataaattaaattttattgatatttacattgatatatagtatactttaatataaatatttattattgacacttcctaggggaattgccactaataccactttcctaataccacttttcaactttacacttttcaattttaccattaaaattttaatggctaAAGTACCATTATACCCTTATTTAATCAAACATACACCTATTTTCTTTCTCCCACGATTCAAATAGTTCCCAAATTGAACGACGAGATTCACGACTCCGAGGAGATTCTACGATTATGATGATTTCTCCGGCGAGATTCGACGACTCCAGCGAGATTTGAAGACGCTGACGTCTGACGAGATTTGGTGAGGACTACAAGCTCAAACGAACAAAACATGACGAATGCGTAACAAAGGTGAGAGGATAATATATGGTGATTTTCGTCTCTTTCTGTAGTTAAATCTTTGATTTCTCAAAATCGATCAATTTCTGAGAAGGAAGACGAAGTCTTTCTCATAAAGTTTTCAAATCTCAAATTTATAAGACTTTATAAATTCATCAATCAAGAACATGTGCTTACGAATGAAGACGACTAACCACCATCAAGTTTTTTCGATTGTGTTTATGAATTCCATGGAAGCTCCACTGTTTCAATCTCCTTCTTACTTTCTCGATTCAACTTAGTTTTACAATCTATACAAAAATTCCGTAAAAGCAATCACTAAAGCTTTTGGATATCGTTTTTGGTTTCggcttagagtaatcagaagaATGCTGAAAGAACCTTCCTTTATCCACTTGTAAGTCTAAATGAGACCTATAAGCTTGTTTGGTAGTTGTCTCAGTGTGAGATGTTTTTATCTTTGGGTTGCTTATGAATTCTTAGTTTAGTATGTGTCTCTTGCTTCAGTTTATCCATTGATATTCCTTGTTAATTTGGAAAAGTTTGTTAATTTGGTGAATATCTTGTAGTTTCAGGGCTAACTGCAACTCGATCTGTGTATATTTTAGGTTATATAGAAGTTTATACTACTTTTCTACTAGTTTAGCTAATAGAATGTTTTCATTGGGTAATTATGCATTTTGTGTACTTGTGCTGTGGGTATATATATGCTTTGGTTCCGCCGTTCCGGTCTTTAGTGGTCATATACTTTGGTTTTCAAAGCAGGAGCAATCCGTTTCTTTTGctctaatattttaattatcagGTGTGGCAATGTCAACTGGGCTAAGCATTTAAAATGTAATGTCTGCAACACCAATAAACCTGGTCAGAATGAATGTGGTGTGAGGTATGACTCAATGTCAATGACAACCTTCATTTGTATTGTTCTTTAACAGTATTTGAGCTGAGGATTGGTATTATAGATGCTTTTGCGGTGAATTTAGgatatatttataagatttttgttCGATAATAGTAGTTTTCGTATCAGCTTATTCATCTTTAAACATGGCCTCGTAGATAACTGGAAAAGGGGAAACAATATTATCTTCTGAAATTTGACCGAATGCTTTCTTTGGTAATATGTTCAGTATGACAAAGCTCCTAATGCATCAAAATGTGATTTCTCACTTGAAATGTTTTGGCCAAATAAGTTTTGCATTAAGAAACGTTATGTTTCAGCCTGATAGGCTGTTGTTCACTGTTCTCTTGAAAGACCTGTgcttattcatttattttctcCATATAGGGGAGGTCGTGGTGGTGGCTACAAGAAATTGGATGAACAAGATTTAGAGGAAACAAAGAGACGAAGGGGTGAGGCTGAAGAAGTAATAGCATATGCTTCTAATGCAGAGTTCTTTGTTACTTCTTTTGTTGCATTTAGttcttttataaatgtttataaatcatttttgaGTTCCTTGTACTCATTTTGCCTAGCATTCCTCAAAGACTTCCCAAGTTCAcacatttatatgttttttatagACATATGCGATCCACTTTTCTTTGAAAACTTCTTTATAAAGACTTATAAATCGTCCAGTTGTACTTTTAACAATATCCTAAAATTCAGATTTATAAGGAATTATAGTTCTGTAAAAATATAGTGTTCACTATCcgaaaatcttaatcttaacCAAAACTATTCAAATAACAAGTTAAgccttatttgtttttttttggataacagAAAGAAGCAAATCCTAAAATTAATTGAACTCTTGTTTAAATACTTctttataaagatttataaatcgtCGAGTTGTACTTTTAACAATATCTTGAAatctagatatatatatttataaaggtgtaaaaaaatatttggaacaaatttaatttttagtaaATAACTCTTGTTTCCTTCTCCTAAGGTCTATGACACTGTTGTTGAGCCATATAATGCAACGCTCTCTGTGCATCAGCTCGTTGAAACGCTGACGAGTGTATGGTTCTCGACAATGAGGCTCTCTACGACATCTGCGTCCATACCCTCAAGCTTTCTAACCCCTCCTGTGAGTAAAAGACTCTGTATATATTAACCTTAATGTAACATTTGGGTCTTGACTTGTTTGTTTTGTGTGATTTGCTAGTTGGTGATCTGAACCATCTCATCTCGGCTACAATGAGTGGTGTTACATGCTGTCTTTGTTTCCCTGGTCAACTCAACTCCGACCTTAGGAAGCTCGCTGTGAACCTGATCCCTTTCCCAAGGCTCCACTTCTTCATGGTGGGTTTTGTTCTGTTGACATCGAGAGGATCACAGCAATACAGTGCCTTCAGTGTCCCTGAGCTGACCCAGCAGATGTGGGATGCGAAGAACATGATGTGCGCTGCTGACCCTCGTCACGGACGTTACTTAACTGCATCCACTGTGTTCCGTGGAAAGCTGAGCACTAAGGAGGTTGATGAGCAGATGATGAACATCCAGAACAAGAACTCATCCTACTTTGTGGAATGGATCCCGAACAACGTCAAGTCCAGCGTCTGTGACATTGCAACATTAactcttataatatttttataaactcttatatacAGATTTATAAGCctctataaaattttataagacTTCATAAAAGAATTACCTTTTGAAATTCTACAAATCCtcataaatgattttataaacccttataaataattttaaacattcttataaatgatttatagacCCTTATAAAAAGTttctatatattcatataaatgatttttaagactttataaatgaaattacctttctaaatatttacaaatgattttataaaacctTAAAAATATTCGGTATATTCttataagtgattttataaaggtttataaatcatttataggaatatatataaactattgataaatgtttataaatgatttctaaattttcataaataatttataaacatttataaattatttattatatttataaagccTTATAAGGATTTTATTATGATGATATAATTTGATATGGTTTCTCTGCCTCttctttataaaacaattatatcaTTTCTCAGATTTTCTTAGCAAACAGAGGTACATCATTAACATCATCCACAATCAACtaaaggatatatatatagactcgGTAAGGTTCAATCATGATTCATGAGCAAATCTACACTCAAGAACGATTCAACATCCAGAAATATTCTATAATTCACCACAAAACAGTCACGAAGATCGTCTGATCCACATCTAAAGCCGCCTCCGGAGACTTCTCCAACACTCCCCATTCTTCTTGGAGACACTCGCTCTTATTCTTAGCTAAGAACGCAACGATATACAGCAAACTCAATATCCCCACGAACCTCTGCTGCCTCATCTCGCTGTTTTCCACCACatgagaaatatatataaactattgataaaggtttataaatgatttctaaATCTTCAtaaattattcataaatatttattaattatttataatccttataaacccttataaactgattttataaactcttataaatgaattatactttaataatatatttaaaaaactttatagactgattttataaagtcttattaattgttttataaaccattataaatattttttatttattataataatttacaaatatttatattagaatTATAGACACTtgctttatgaatattttactaCTAAATGTttgtaaagatttataaactcttgaaaaagatttattAACTCTTATAAATTGTGGTATGAAGATTATTAAactcttataatatttttataaacccttatatacAGAttcataaacttttataaatatatttataaaaccttataaatgatttataagttcttataaatagttttataaacccttataagaGGTTTCTAACATGCAAGATAATATAGATTTGCTAGAGCCCAAGCTGCAGCAAGACTACCTTCCTTTCCCTTGTATCAGAACTTTGCAATTGATCAACCTTCTCAGTGGGAAGATAAGGGCCAGTTTCATCCATCCTAGGACCAACAGAGCCTCTCTCACGTTTGTCTAACAGATTCTGGAGAAGGAGGAACATGCGAGTGGTTCCTGTTTGCGTTTCGAGGAGCTTTGTTTTCCTTCATTGTTCCGTTTGCAAATGAACATCCCGCATAGAACTTATCCGAAAGACCATCTTCTGGATCTTTAGATTCCACTTCTGCTAACATCTCAACGGCTCTGTCGTAAGACTTCGTGAACGGTTCATCTCCGAACTCAATCTCTGCAGAAGAATCTCTCACAGCATCAATCAGAGATTTAGCTTCTTGGATTCGACCCATACGCATCAAGCAGATGGCCAGGTTGCACTGTTTGTTTTTGTCTGGCTCCAAACACAAAGCTCTCCTATTCATAGATACATAAGTGAATATAAGGAAAAGACTCGCAAGGGCAAACACAAACTAACAAGAACCAAACCTTGTAAAGCATTGAGTTGTACTATCAACAATATCTTAAAACCCAGATTTATAAgaggttataatttttttaacacaatGTTCACTATCCGAAAATATTTCTCCTAACCAAAACTATTAAAATGACAAGTCTAAATCAAccttatttgttttttgaataACAGAGGAACGAAAATCCTAAAATTACTTTAACCCagatttataaaggtttataattttttgaaaactcaATGTTCACTATTGAAACTCTTTCTCTTAGATCGACCTGTTGTAAACCAACCttcgttgattttttttttataatagaaaGAACAAATCCAAAATATTACTTGAatcgaagaaaaaaaatacacaaattaGAAACATACCAGTGTGAATCGTGGAGAGGAGCCAACATCTTTGAGGTTTTGAATCGTGATTCTCGTAATTGCTTATCGATATATGCGTGAGAGAGAGTGACGATGGAACTCAACGGAGACGACGATGGATCTCGTCGGAGATGACGACAGATCTCAACGGAGAGAGAAGAACGATCTCCACAGGGAGAGAGACGATGGATCTCGGAAAGAGAGACGGCAGATCTGACGGAGAGAGAAACGGTGGATCCGACGGAGAGAGAGACGGTGGATCCGAAAGGAGAGAGAAGAAGGTCACGACGGTGGAGAAGAAAGAGACGATAGATTGAAGTAAAGATTAGGTTAGTTTAGTCTTTTACCAATTAATGAATGTgctatttatgaaaatgtcctTTGAGTGGTGGTATAAGTGAAAAGTGGTATCATGTAAAGTGTATAAGTAAAATTTCCCCCActtcctactcatatgatttttgttacatttgtatatttgttgtAGCAAAAATTTAAACTGTTAATCACAAAACTTTTAATTTGagatttttcaatacaaaattcaaaattaaaataataagatcTCAATTATTTTTCACTGCagattttgaaattaacatatttatatatttttatatagtatataatttatttcaaaagatattagtatatatatatatatatatagaatataaatatatattaatgagactttatattcatacgatttattaGGATTGGACATTTTATCCGATAATCGAACCCGTGTCTGAATCCGATCCGAAAATCCAAACCAAAGTAGCAAAAGACCTGAACGGTTATTAAATTTAGAGAGGGTAATATCCAAACTGGAATGGATATCCAAAAATAACCAAACATAAGTAtacttaaccttatatttctattttactcctctctttttattcaaaatatttatattagtgATGCACATTgctcaaaattaaataatatacatataattatgaacaaaatcatttgctactcacttaaaatacatatcaagcttttgtttcttacattaataaaaattgcatctaaaattttaaaacaacaacgAAATTAGTGTTTTTCTATAAAGTTTTATCTCCAAACCTACTAatagtttaatcttttaaaaattagaaagccagttaagttaaaaatatatttaagtacaaaaaacttaaacaatgaataatttattttattttttcaaaatttaaatattcgaacccgaaccaaaatatccaaacccaaacataaaataCCTGAACTCGACCCGAAgtgtagaaatacccgaacgggttctataccTGTATACtaaaatacccgaaaatccttAAAACCCGATACAAATGCTAAAGTATATCCAAACGCTCACCCCTATGATATATGattatttgtatcttttttgaaaaaaaaagttaaaccattgatcacaaaattttaatgtgagatttttaccatttttagtaatttatagttaaaaaattcaaaatatagcatataataaaaaatctaaatttttatttatatgctataatgtgattttttaattttttttaatataacataaaatttacaaaaaaaagagggtaaaaaaattgttatcaaataagtattattcataatcattaattgtcatatatatgttaaccatattaggtaattctatagcttttatttaaagaaagaaaaaatattcttttgtacaatactaattaatttgatagttagtttaataaaaaatatagtatatgtttgtatggaccaacatatttttttaaaaattttaagaatCATTTCGTGATGATACGtgattacaaaaatatgttCTAATGCTACATGATTAGTATATGGGGATATTATAGCTAATGCTGGACTATCATTTTTACAACTGTTTTGTAACCAGTCCGAAGTTTTACTATATTCGAATAACCACAAATTACATTGTATGTACATATTCACACAATTGCTTTGTGGCTAATCGTAGATCTACATTTCTACAATGTGTGGTTTATAGCTATTTAACCACAAAAGACTCTGAGATAGACatgcaatattttattttaaaaatgtgacTATCTAAGATTCAAGACTAATTACGAAGATTTTACAGATCTATATGCAACTTTTTTGgtaataattgattttttttgttttgaatatatataataactaaattagtttatacatttttaaatacaattaaaaatatttgctACATTTTAAACTCACAACTAgtaacaatttttttctcaTCGGTTTGTATTaaggctgggcaaataaaccgaacccgaaaactcgaaccgaatccgatccgataaaatgaatccgaaccgatccgaacccgacgtaaataccgaatggatcttgttttgtggtatttcgaGTTATGAGTATTATCCGAActgaacccgaatctaaatggatatccgatagaacccgaaacattcaaaacctcgaaaagatcttgtaccaaacatgatctcaattcctaatatgtatccaaaatacactaagaaatattgaacatctaaaatacttatctattacatgaaggttggtggttctattacatgaaggttgatggttaaagatggccgttgaatcttgaagtatttagatttagatttgtTGTCGTTAAACagtgtttctcatttcatgagaacttggttaccgttttatgcttttatttatttggttttctttttatcaataaatatgtttacttttcgtttgattttgaatgatcatggttgatgttccttatttttgaatctattttacttaagttttggttacaaaataggtacaaatcaggtattttaaaactgaagaaccgattttactcatgttttggttataaaataggtaaaaatcaagtacttttaaaccaaaaaatcaattGAGATCCGAAtccgaaagtatattgggttgtaccggttctttgaagatttactaatcCCAGCCCGAACctgatagaacccgaaccggttccgaaccgaactttcatataatccgaatggaattgattttgataaacccgaaaaaccgaaacccgattggataaaaccgaaacccgattgagACCCCGAATGCCAAAGCCTAGTTTGTACTAGTTAGTCACTAAAATATAGTCTTTGATCTTTCTATGTCATAAACTGATACTTAATATTCAGTCATAAATTCGTTAGAATTTCAACGTTAAGCTGTTTCACAATTATGTCACGGCTATTACGTCATCTTATTTTTGTCACATTTATGTCACTAGTCGCAACCAAAATTAATTACGACATAACCAGTTACAAATATTGTGAGGAACTATCTACAAATCTATATTATCAAAGCTCTTTAGAACACCATTAACCCTAAAATTGCTTAGGCGATTAGTAGCAACCAATTACGAGTTGTCACGTATCCGTGGAACCTGCGAACACTGTAAATAACATCTACTTGTGAtgtctaattaaacacttcttattcttctttttcttcttctctttcttttttttaattaaaaaaatgttaagcACCCCTTAACCATCCAAAGTTAATGGTGCTCTTAGTTTTGAAGTTATTTACAAGAAATATCATttccttattttaatttttttaattgttttagcCACCTATTAATCAACCAatcataaaatttaatttgacgATTTAAAAATCCCAACGAACTGAAGGCCATCGAATCAAGTTATAATGACAAAACTCAAGGCCCATAAAATCATAACCCTAACCCTTAAGTTCATTTTGATTATTTACTCACGTTAATCAGATTTTTGAATTTGCAAGCATTTTTTCTTAGTGGGTTTGGTCTCTACATAAAGTTTGTATAACATCattcatatatttacaaatacaAAGGTCTGAGCTTATAATAACATTCACCCCTACAAAATTTatgctatatatttttaatgaattaatacTACTCATAACAAGACTTTGTGGAAGCACTGTGGCTTAATGGTCAAGGTTTTAAGGTTTTTACACCCTGGTCTGAGGTTCAAATTCCAGACAACgcaatttctataaaaaaaagtttgggtttcaattcccggagaaggtaaatttaaattatgcagaaaattagaaaaaatgctTACAAGAGATTTTCAGTATGGCGCAAAGAATACCGTCAGGAATGGATCTCATACGGTTACTCAGGGTGATGCAGTCATGCGTGAatcctcataaggcaggtagaaTTGTCGGTTGTAATATCGTCTATGTAATGTTTCTCAtaatttgtaatagcataattaactagacaaaaaaaacaagactTTTTGTAAACCGTAAAATAAAACGCCAACCCCTAAAACATAAACCAGATACCATGTATTTAGTGTAAAATCATCACATCTGTTTAAAttccataaatataaaatagttctCGAAAACATTAATTTGTTAAACAAATACGATTTTTATGATTGATTTTGAATTTTAGGTATTTTGTAACAGTATTTTGATAGAATTAATTTTCAATTGGAAGAGGTGatataatttctattaataTTTTCCATTTAGTGTTAACTTTTATCCTATTTTGAAGACTAACCAAATAGTTAGAAATATCATTTTGCCCCAATTATACGAGATATATTTTCATGGTAACTATATCATCTTTCTAacaaacttaatttttttttttttgacgtctcTAACAAACTTAATATTATGAAGGTTTCGTTAATACTCACGATGTAGAgctttaatatattaaattttcattCCGAAAATATTGGACATTATTTAACTTATATTCCTAGAAATAACTTATGTAACACTAAATTAATCATTAATTACCTAATATTTGTatttaactttcaaaatattgCTATCCACCAAATATAGGAACTTTAATAACTTTTAGCATTTTACGGGATATGAATATCTCGATTAGATTATCAtttgtcacaaaataaaaagtattttgattagattaaaaatatatattgcaaaTCATAATTATTTATCCTCCACACATAGTAAAACATATATTGCAAATCTTAATTACTcgaaaacaaatgataaatatGGGAATATTAGATCCCATTAAAGATTGTTTTTACCAACCTAACGTCTTATAAATACAATCATCTTCAATCTAGAATTAAGAAAATCAATGAGCATTCTCTGGAAAGCAAGAGAGGACGCAGAGGAATGGAAGGAAAGGGAGAGGGGTTAAAAAGGTGAGGTTGAAAAGAAAACTGTAAGTAGGACCCCAAGTGTGAATCCGGTTCAGAAATGGAAGCCACCCCCGACAAATTGGCTCAAGTGTAACACTGATGGTGCGTGGCACAAAGACAGAGAGAACTGTGGACTCGGTTGGATCTGTCGAGATAATAAAGAGAAGCTAATTTGGGCGGGAGCAAGAGCGATTCAAAGGTTAGGGTCGAGCATTGAGACAGAAGCGGAGGCGTTGCAATGGGCAGCTGAGACTTTGGTAAGGTTTGGGTACAAGAGAGTGATCTTTGAAACTGACTCTTTGACCCTTGCAAAGATGCTAAATGGAGAGGAAACAGTCTGGCTCATTCTTCAGCCAACTTTACAGGTTATATCTCATCTTCTGTCCAAAATACCTGAAGTTGCAGTGCAGTTTAGTCCAAGAGGAGGGAATAAGGCTGCTGACAGGATAGCAAAGGAGACTTTTACTTACACGTCTAATGTCCCTAAGTTATATTCTGTAGAGCCAAGTTGGTGAAATTTAAAGTTAGGAATGACATTTCTATCTATGGAGAACAAGAAGGTTAAATGAAAGTTGAaatttgagttaaaaaaaaaaatcaatggccATGACATTTACTAGCGTCAACAAAGTCAAGTCGTTTAAAACCGGGTAGACAATCAAATCTTGGACTCTTTATACTTGGAAGCATAACACAGAACAATCCGGTGAGATGCCAGAGAGCATATTTTCTGATCAGAATATAAGTTCACATTAACAGAGCTCGATtatcatgtttttttcttcaactTTCTCTTTCTGAGTCTTATTGGAAAAAATTAAACGGTATTTATGTTAACGTAAGTATTTGTAGAAAGTACATAATATATgtagaaaaagaaaatcaacTAACACATTaattcttcaaattattttaaaataacatatttatctgaaaatatttttttaaacataaacaaagggggaatcaaaatctagtttgtgattaaaataacatatttatcTCTGATATGTCACAAATTTGTTACAATTAATTTTAGTCTTAGAATCCATCACaacatgtttatttttcttttattgcaACCATATGCATCACTTCTCTTTGTTCCacaatattttcacatttataatttataaacaattaTTCACATGATCTATGCTTTCTTATCCATATTTGTTTAGTCCACAGTCACACCTGATCTAATTtaaactaaactaaactaaGAGGGAAGATATTTTAAGGTTATAATACATCAATAACCACATCCATATGTCTATGCAGAGCCGTGCTCACATgaggaaaaaaataaacattggCCTAggacatcaattttttttttgtaacatgaCTTAAGGGCATGcatatttaaaaagtttaaaagcatttctaatgttttatttcactgaatcccctatatattaatagataaacatttaaaaagttataacatgtagtttgtacaaatttaaaaaaaaatcattctgaGTTGTCACGTAATTAGAATGCTAATTTTGCTTACGTAGCGGCTTGAGAATTAATTGATAATTTTGTTAGTTTGAAATTAAATTGCCAgagaatgttatattatatattatgtccattatggaccattcatttaatcaaattgaaa includes the following:
- the LOC117129011 gene encoding protein POLLENLESS 3-like; its protein translation is MLAPLHDSHWRALCLEPDKNKQCNLAICLMRMGRIQEAKSLIDAVRDSSAEIEFGDEPFTKSYDRAVEMLAEVESKDPEDGLSDKFYAGCSFANGTMKENKAPRNANRNHSHVPPSPESVRQT
- the LOC103846078 gene encoding uncharacterized protein LOC103846078 — protein: MAQRIPSGMDLIRLLRVMQSCVNPHKKWKPPPTNWLKCNTDGAWHKDRENCGLGWICRDNKEKLIWAGARAIQRLGSSIETEAEALQWAAETLVRFGYKRVIFETDSLTLAKMLNGEETVWLILQPTLQVISHLLSKIPEVAVQFSPRGGNKAADRIAKETFTYTSNVPKLYSVEPSW